One Suricata suricatta isolate VVHF042 chromosome X, meerkat_22Aug2017_6uvM2_HiC, whole genome shotgun sequence genomic region harbors:
- the NAP1L2 gene encoding nucleosome assembly protein 1-like 2: MAESSDHKELLESSQEEAGNKVMMKRPGEQPERSEDVAAGLGDDKESSEGAAARAREEGEKGEDAAAQSWEGGVKDEDTGEDSDTDRPKGLIGYLLDTDFVESLPLKVKYRVLALKKLQTRVANLESKFLREFHGIERKFAEMYQPLLEKRRQIINAIYEPTKEECEYKSDSEDYDDEMYDEEEMDGNEGGLVHEYMYEDDGCEGDYYDYAVEEDDDDEDSDDDTEAPGEENKEEQDPKGIPDFWLTVLKNVDTLTPLIKKYDEPILKLLTDIKVKLSDPGEPLSFTLEFHFKPNEYFKNELLTKTYVLKSRLAYYDPHPYRGTAIEYCTGCEIDWNEGKNVTLKTIRKKQKHRIWGTIRTVTEDFPKDSFFNFFTPHGISSNGKDGNEDFLLGHNLRTYIIPRSVLFFSGDALESQQEGVVREVNDAIYDKIIYDNWMAAIEEVKACCKNLQRIVEDVDR; encoded by the coding sequence ATGGCCGAGTCATCCGACCACAAAGAACTGTTAGAATCTAGTCAAGAAGAGGCTGGTAATAAAGTAATGATGAAGAGACCCGGGGAACAACCGGAGCGCAGTGAAGATGTCGCAGCTGGGCTTGGAGATGATAAAGAGAGCAGTGAGGGAGCTGCCGCAAGGgcaagggaagaaggggagaaaggtGAAGATGCTGCTGCTCAGTCCTGGGAAGGCGGGGTAAAAGATGAAGATACTGGTGAGGATTCAGACACAGACCGTCCAAAAGGACTTATTGGTTATCTTTTAGATACAGACTTTGTTGAAAGTCTGCCTTTGAAAGTTAAGTACCGTGTGTTAGCCCTCAAAAAACTTCAAACTAGAGTGGCAAATCTGGAATCCAAATTTCTGAGGGAATTTCATGGCATTGAAAGAAAGTTTGCTGAAATGTATCAACCCTTATTGGAAAAAAGACGTCAGATCATAAATGCAATCTATGAACCTACAAAAGAGGAATGTGAATATAAATCAGACTCTGAGGACTATGATGATGAGATGTATGATGAGGAAGAGATGGATGGCAATGAGGGGGGTCTGGTACATGAGTACATGTATGAGGATGATGGTTGTGAAGGAGATTATTATGATTATGCTGTTGAGGAAGATGACGATGACGAGGATAGTGATGATGACACCGAGGCTCCtggagaagagaataaagaagaacAGGATCCTAAAGGAATTCCTGATTTTTGGCTGACTGTCTTAAAAAACGTTGACACACTCACTCCTTTGATTAAGAAATATGATGAGCCTATTCTGAAGCTCCTGACAGATATTAAAGTGAAACTTTCAGATCCTGGCGAGCCTCTCAGTTTCACACTAGAATTTCACTTCAAACccaatgagtattttaaaaatgagctgttAACAAAGACTTATGTGCTAAAGTCAAGGCTGGCATATTATGATCCCCATCCCTATAGGGGAACTGCGATTGAGTATTGCACAGGATGTGAGATAGATTGGAATGAAGGTAAGAATGTCACTTTGAAAAccatcaggaagaaacagaaacaccGGATCTGGGGAACAATCCGAACTGTAACTGAAGATTTTCCCAAGGAttcattcttcaatttctttactcCTCATGGAATCAGCTCAAATGGAAAGGATGGAAATGAAGATTTTTTACTTGGTCACAATTTACGTACTTACATAATACCAAGATCAGTGTTGTTTTTCTCGGGTGATGCACTTGAATCTCAGCAAGAGGGGGTAGTTAGGGAAGTTAATGATGCAATTTATGAcaaaattatttatgataatTGGATGGCTGCAATTGAGGAGGTTAAAGCTTGTTGCAAAAATCTTCAGAGAATAGTAGAAGATGTTGATCGCTAA